One part of the Williamwhitmania taraxaci genome encodes these proteins:
- a CDS encoding MBL fold metallo-hydrolase, which produces MELFALNITNFKIDGGSMFGVVPKVLWQRVYPADENNLCSWALRSLVIKHEGRIVLIDNGFGAKQDKKIFDFHHLFGGDGLEEGLAQLGIRPEEVTDMVLTHLHFDHCGGGVKLDNEGKPALTFPNATYYVSRSQWEWAINPNIREADSFRPENLHPMMESGHLKLIEREGPLFPWLELRICEGHTRGQMVPIIEYNGTKILFAADIFPATAHIPLIWNMSYEIDPLKTIQEKEMLLREALQNRYLLFFQHDYMIECCTLKETPKGIRVDRTLSLKEFIAEKA; this is translated from the coding sequence ATGGAACTTTTCGCCTTAAATATCACGAACTTTAAAATCGATGGTGGCTCCATGTTTGGTGTTGTGCCAAAGGTACTTTGGCAGCGCGTCTACCCCGCCGACGAGAACAACCTATGCTCCTGGGCCTTACGATCGCTAGTCATAAAGCATGAAGGTAGAATTGTGCTTATCGACAATGGATTTGGAGCGAAGCAAGACAAAAAGATATTCGATTTCCACCATCTATTTGGAGGCGATGGATTAGAAGAAGGATTGGCTCAACTAGGAATTCGACCCGAAGAGGTCACCGACATGGTGCTTACACACCTTCACTTCGACCACTGCGGTGGAGGTGTAAAGTTGGATAATGAAGGGAAACCAGCACTAACCTTTCCAAATGCCACCTACTACGTAAGCCGATCCCAGTGGGAATGGGCTATCAATCCTAACATACGCGAAGCAGATTCATTTAGGCCAGAGAATCTTCATCCTATGATGGAGAGTGGCCACCTAAAACTTATAGAACGCGAAGGGCCACTCTTTCCTTGGCTCGAACTTCGTATTTGCGAGGGACACACCCGTGGACAGATGGTTCCAATAATCGAGTATAACGGGACCAAGATCCTATTTGCAGCCGACATTTTTCCAGCCACAGCACACATCCCACTTATTTGGAACATGAGCTATGAGATAGATCCACTTAAAACAATCCAAGAAAAAGAGATGCTGCTTAGGGAGGCATTACAAAACCGTTACCTCCTCTTTTTTCAACACGATTACATGATTGAATGCTGCACGCTCAAAGAAACACCCAAAGGCATTCGAGTGGACAGAACACTCTCGTTGAAGGAATTTATTGCAGAAAAGGCATAG